One region of Primulina tabacum isolate GXHZ01 chromosome 1, ASM2559414v2, whole genome shotgun sequence genomic DNA includes:
- the LOC142543186 gene encoding ADP-ribosylation factor 1-like codes for MGLTFTKLFTRLFAKKEMRILMVGLDAAGKTTILYKLKLGEIVTTIPTIGFNVETVEYKNISFTVWDVGGQDKIRPLWRHYFQNTQGLIFVVDSNDRDRVVEARDELHRMLNEDELRDAVLLVFANKQDLPNAMNAAEITDKLGLHSLRQRHWYIQSTCATSGEGLYEGLDWLSSNIASKA; via the exons ATGGGACTTACATTCACCAAGCTGTTCACCAGGCTCTTTGCTAAGAAAGAGATGCGAATTCTGATGGTGGGTCTTGATGCTGCTGGTAAGACCACCATATTGTACAAGCTCAAGCTCGGGGAAATAGTTACTACAATCCCAACCATTG GATTTAATGTTGAGACAGTGGAATACAAAAACATTAGCTTCACTGTTTGGGATGTTGGTGGTCAGGACAAG ATTCGTCCTTTGTGGAGGCACTACTTCCAAAATACTCAGGGTCTTATCTTTGTGGTTGATAGCAATGACAGGGATCGAGTTGTCGAAGCAAGGGATGAACTGCATAGGATGTTGAATGAG GATGAGTTGAGAGATGCTGTCTTGCTGGTATTTGCAAATAAGCAAGATCTTCCCAATGCAATGAATGCCGCAGAGATCACTGATAAGCTGGGTCTGCATTCTCTCCGTCAACGCCATTG GTATATTCAGAGCACATGTGCAACCTCTGGTGAGGGTCTATATGAAGGACTTGATTGGCTTTCTAGCAACATTGCTAGCAAG GCTTAA